The Apium graveolens cultivar Ventura unplaced genomic scaffold, ASM990537v1 ctg7308, whole genome shotgun sequence genome has a segment encoding these proteins:
- the LOC141704012 gene encoding uncharacterized protein LOC141704012, translating to MDRSWLKADRRTREFENGVDDLLMFAFENGYNEDKISCPCLKCAHSKSWKARIVKNHLFQNGIDETYTRWIWHGEPNIVESPVLDESDNSVSSNYQFCTRMGEADDDDVLSSDSSDFINHVKGEHEPLYPGCENYTKMKALVKLFNLKVKHGMSDSCFSDVLLLIGSLLPEGNNVPSSFNEAKKTLCALGMGYDKIHACPNNCLLYRGPQDENETTCRICKASRWKLNKKGEEQEGVPAKVLWYFPLIPRIRNLFNTPAIAKDMTWHETERQQDGKMRHPADSQTWKDVDQKWPDFASESRNLRLALSADGFNPFRGNRTDHSSWPVLLSVYNLPPWLCMKRRYIMLCLLISGPTEPGNDIDVFLQPLIEDLQELWRGKQVYDAYRQESFVLRGILLWTISDYPALGNLSGHVVKGYNACILCVDKTEATRLVHYRKTVVMRHRRWLPRHHPYRNQKAAFDNSVETGAGPIPLTGEQVFERVQHLRDHVFGKTQRQHKRKKGDARPVWKKLSIFFQLEYWKFLPVRHVLDVMHIEKNICEALLGTLLNIPGKTKDRESVRLDMAEMGIRMELRPKTPGKKRRYLWLHGTYQMLKRR from the coding sequence atgGATAGGTCATGGTTAAAAGCTGATAGAAGAACAAGAGAGTTTGAGAATGGAGTGGACGATTTACTTATGTTTGCCTTTGAGAATGGATATAACGAAGACAAAATAAGTTGTCCATGCTTAAAGTGCGCACATAGCAAATCTTGGAAAGCTCGGATTGTTAAAAACCATCTGTTTCAAAATGGTATTGATGAAACGTATACTCGCTGGATATGGCACGGGGAGCCAAATATTGTAGAAAGTCCTGTATTGGATGAAAGTGACAACTCGGTATCTTCTAATTACCAATTCTGCACAAGAATGGGTGAAGCTGACGATGATGATGTTCTTTCTTCAGATTCTTCAGATTTCATCAACCATGTGAAAGGTGAGCATGAACCTCTTTATCCTGGTTGTGAGAATTACACTAAGATGAAAGCTTTGGTTAAGTTATTCAACTTGAAAGTGAAGCATGGTATGTCGGATTCATGTTTTTCTGATGTTCTATTATTGATTGGGTCTTTGCTACCAGAAGGCAACAATGTCCCTTCTTCTTTCAATGAAGCGAAGAAAACCTTATGTGCATTAGGAATGGGTTATGATAAGATACACGCATGCCCGAATAATTGTCTACTATATCGTGGGCCACAAGATGAAAATGAGACTACTTGTCGCATATGTAAGGCCTCTAGATGGAAACTGAATAAGAAAGGAGAAGAACAAGAAGGAGTCCCTGCTAAGGTCTTATGGTATTTCCCCTTGATACCAAGAATAAGAAATTTGTTCAATACACCAGCGATTGCGAAGGACATGACTTGGCATGAGACCGAACGACAACAAGATGGTAAAATGAGGCATCCAGCAGACTCGCAAACATGGAAGGATGTCGATCAAAAGTGGCCTGATTTTGCATCGGAGAGTAGAAACCTCCGGTTAGCTTTATCCGCCGACGGTTTCAATCCTTTTCGTGGAAACCGTACTGATCACTCAAGTTGGCCAGTTTTGCTATCGGTTTACAACCTTCCACCTTGGCTCTGTATGAAAAGAAGGTACATTATGCTTTGCTTGTTAATATCAGGACCGACCGAGCCTGGAAATGATATAGATGTGTTCCTTCAACCACTTATTGAAGATCTGCAGGAGTTGTGGCGCGGGAAACAAGTGTACGACGCATATAGACAAGAGTCTTTCGTACTTAGGGGCATATTATTATGGACAATAAGTGACTATCCGGCCTTGGGGAACTTGTCGGGACATGTAGTTAAAGGATATAATGCTTGTATTCTTTGTGTTGATAAAACAGAGGCTACTAGGCTGGTTCACTATCGGAAGACGGTAGTTATGAGGCATAGGAGGTGGTTGCCTCGTCATCATCCGTATAGAAATCAAAAGGCAGCTTTTGATAATAGCGTTGAGACAGGTGCTGGTCCTATTCCATTAACTGGTGAGCAGGTTTTTGAAAGAGTACAACATCTAAGGGACCATGTCTTTGGTAAGACACAACGCCAACATAAACGGAAGAAAGGTGATGCTAGACCAGTTTGGAAGAAGTTATCTATCTTCTTTCAACTTGAGTATTGGAAATTTTTGCCAGTTAGGCATGTTCTCGATGTGATGCACatcgagaaaaatatatgtgaggctttacttggaACTTTGCTAAATATTCCCGGAAAGACAAAAGATAGGGAGTCAGTCCGTCTCGATATGGCAGAAATGGGAATAAGAATGGAGCTAAGGCCAAAAACTCCCGGAAAGAAGAGAAGGTACCTTTGGCTGCATGGAACTTATCAAATGCTGAAAAGAAGGTAG